The Clupea harengus chromosome 26, Ch_v2.0.2, whole genome shotgun sequence genome has a segment encoding these proteins:
- the LOC122128875 gene encoding probable ATP-dependent RNA helicase DDX5, whose protein sequence is MPGYSDRDRGRERGSYGGAPRFGGSRNGPPQGKFGNPGERLRKKHWNMDELPKFEKNFYKEHPDVTRKSVQEVEMYRRTKEVTLKGRECPKPIMKFHEASFPNYVMDVIGKQSWTDPTPIQAQGWPLALSGKDMVGIAQTGSGKTLAYLLPAIVHINHQPFLEHGDGPICLVLAPTRELAQQVQQVAAEYGRASRLKTTCIYGGAPKGPQIRDLERGVEICIATPGRLIDFLEVGKTNLRRCTYLVLDEADRMLDMGFEPQIRKIVDQIRPDRQTLMWSATWPKEVRQLAEDFLKEYVQINVGALQLSANHNILQIVDVCNDGEKDDKLLRLLEEIMSEKENKTIIFVETKRRCDELTRRMRRDGWPAMGIHGDKSQQERDWVLNEFKYGKACILIATDVASRGLDVEDVKFVINYDYPNSSEDYIHRIGRTARSQKTGTAYTFFTPNNMRQANDLISVLREANQAINPKLLQMAEDRGGRSRGGRGGYKDDRRDRYSGGRRDFGNFRDRDSDRGYGSGPKTQNGGYGGGNTYDKGSTNTGNYSNGYNNGQANSYGGGAGNPVAAFQNQNFPAQPFGGNQAAGQNGMSHPPFPFTPQAPPQQPPQPMVPYPMPPAFPQ, encoded by the exons atgcCTGGATATTCTGACAGAGACCGTGGTAGGGAAAGGGG GAGTTATGGTGGCGCACCTCGGTTCGGTGGGAGCCGAAATGGACCGCCTCAGGGCAAATTCGGTAACCCCGGCGAAAGACTGCGTAAAAAGCACTGGAACATGGACGAGCTCCCAAAGTTCGAGAAGAACTTCTACAAGGAGCATCCTGACGTTACAAGGAAATCAGTG CAAGAAGTTGAGATGTATAGGAGGACTAAAGAGGTCACCCTGAAGGGCAGGGAATGTCCCAAACCAATCATGAAATTCCATGAAGCCAGTTTTCCca ACTACGTCATGGATGTGATTGGAAAACAAAGTTGGACAGACCCCACCCCCATCCAGGCTCAGGGCTGGCCTCTGGCCCTCAGCGGCAAAGACATGGTTGGCATCGCCCAGACAGGATCTGGAAAAACATTGGCT TACTTGCTGCCAGCTATTGTTCACATCAATCACCAGCCATTCCTTGAACATGGCGATGGCCCGATT TGTCTGGTTCTGGCGCCAACCCGTGAACTGGCACAGCAGGTCCAGCAGGTGGCTGCTGAGTACGGCCGAGCCTCACGTCTGAAGACCACGTGCATCTATGGCGGCGCCCCCAAAGGACCGCAGATCCGTGACCTGGAAAGAG GGGTGGAGATCTGCATTGCCACGCCAGGTCGTCTCATTGACTTCCTGGAGGTCGGGAAGACCAACCTGCGGCGCTGCACGTACCTGGTGCTGGACGAGGCTGACCGCATGCTGGACATGGGCTTCGAGCCCCAGATCCGCAAGATCGTGGACCAAATCAGA CCGGACAGACAGACTCTGATGTGGAGTGCCACCTGGCCCAAAGAGGTGCGTCAGCTGGCGGAGGACTTCCTGAAGGAGTACGTGCAGATCAACGTGGGCGCCCTGCAGCTGAGCGCCAACCACAACATCCTGCAGATCGTCGACGTCTGCAACGACGGCGAGAAAGACGACAA GCTCCTGAGGCTGCTGGAGGAGATTATGAGCGAGAAGGAGAACAAGACCATCATCTTTGTCGAGACCAAGAGGCGTTGTGATGAGCTGACGAGGAGAATGAGGCGAGATGG TTGGCCAGCAATGGGCATTCATGGAGACAAGAGCCAACAGGAGAGAGACTGGGTGCTTAATG AATTCAAATATGGCAAGGCATGCATCCTTATCGCCACAGACGTCGCCTCCCGCGGTCTAG ATGTGGAGGATGTGAAATTTGTCATCAATTATGACTACCCTAACTCATCCGAGGACTACATCCACCGCATCGGCAGGACGGCCCGCAGTCAAAAGACGGGCACGGCCTACACGTTCTTTACGCCTAACAATATGAGGCAGGCCAACGACCTCATCTCTGTCCTCCGCGAGGCCAACCAGGCCATCAACCCCAAGCTCCTGCAGATGGCGGAAGACAGAGGAG GTCGTTCCAGAGGCGGCAGAGGTGGCTATAAGGACGACCGCCGCGATAGGTATTCTGGGGGGAGAAGGGATTTTGGTAACTTCAGGGATAGGGATAGCGATAGGGGCTACGGTAGTGGACCAAAGACGCAGAATGGTGGCTATGGCGGGGGCAACACATATGACAAGGGCAGCACCAACACCGGTAACTACAGCAACGGTTACAACAACGGACAGGCTAACAGCTATGGCGGCGGCGCCGGCAACCCGGTGGCCGCCTTCCAGAACCAGAACTTCCCGGCCCAGCCATTTGGCGGGAACCAGGCGGCTGGCCAGAACGGCATGAGTCACCCGCCATTCCCCTTCACCCCACAGGCGCCCCCCCAGCAGCCCCCACAGCCCATGGTACCCTACCCCATGCCTCCCGCGTTCCCTCAGtaa
- the LOC116219754 gene encoding septin-1-like translates to MSTTNTRGKIDSCTQTDELDLQDCEYCLNTEDDDDCESEASSLREPEYAVSYMDLEAATLESDIRQSARPRSPWGVHDPYVSMEELGKSFVGFASLPHQIHRKNVKKGFDFTLMVVGESGLGKSTLINSLFLTGLYSDRILPNTSEMMKRTVGITRKTVDIEEKGVRLKLTIVDTPGFGDALDCTDSYYPIVDYLHQQMEHYHMDEMGMHRTQIKDSRVHCCLYFISPYGHGLKPLDVAFMKELQAKVNIVPVIGKADCLTKAELLRKKERIRKEIEFHKIKIFQFSDCDSDDDIEWTRQDYEMKNSIPFAVVGSNMQLRVDGRTVRVRAYPWGVVEVENPDHSDLVHLRTMLVRTHMQDLREKTHDNLYEQFRLSRMNMRSTSVVF, encoded by the exons ATGTCGACTACTAACACTCGAGGAAAAATTGACAGTT GCACTCAGACTGATGAACTTGATCTACAAG ACTGTGAG TACTGCCTCAACACTGAAGATGACGATGATTGTGAGTCAGAGGCTTCTTCTCTCAGAGAGCCTGAATACGCGGTTAGTTACATGGACCTGGAGGCTGCCACATTGGAGTCAGACATAAGACAGTCAGCCAGACCCAGGAGCCCATGGGGTGTACACGATCCATATGTATCCATGGAG GAGCTAGGGAAGTCCTTTGTGGGCTTTGCCTCGCTGCCTCACCAAATTCACAGGAAGAACGTGAAAAAAGGCTTCGATTTCACACTGATGGTAGTAG GGGAATCTGGCCTAGGGAAGTCCACCCTGATCAACAGCCTGTTTCTCACAGGGCTGTACAGTGACAGGATTTTGCCCAATACCTCAG AGATGATGAAGAGAACAGTTGGTATAACTAGGAAGACAGTAGACATTGAGGAGAAGGGAGTCAGGCTGAAGCTCACCATTGTGGATACACCAGGCTTTGGGGATGCTTTGGACTGCACAGACAG CTATTATCCTATAGTGGACTACCTCCATCAGCAGATGGAACACTATCATATGGATGAGATGGGCATGCATCGCACCCAGATCAAAGACAGCCGGGTCCACTGTTGCCTCTACTTCATCTCCCCCTATGGTCACGG TCTCAAACCCCTAGATGTAGCTTTTATGAAGGAGCTGCAGGCGAAGGTCAACATCGTTCCTGTAATTGGTAAAGCCGACTGCCTCACCAAGGCCGAGTTGCTACGTAAGAAAGAAAGg ATACGGAAGGAGATAGAGTTCCATAAAATAAAGATCTTCCAGTTTTCAGACTGTGACTCTGATGATGACATAGAGTGGACAAGGCAGGACTATGAGATGAAG AATAGCATCCCTTTTGCTGTGGTTGGGAGTAATATGCAGCTGAGAGTGGATGGGAGGACTGTGAGAGTCCGGGCATACCCGTGGGGAGTGGTGGAAG TCGAGAACCCTGACCACAGTGACCTGGTTCACTTGAGAACTATGCTGGTACGCACTCATATGCAGGACCTGAGAGAGAAGACCCATGACAACCTGTATGAGCAATTCCGCCTCAGTCGCATGAATATGCGGAGTACGAGCGTGGTATTCTAG